One Actinoplanes missouriensis 431 DNA segment encodes these proteins:
- a CDS encoding sigma-70 family RNA polymerase sigma factor, protein MTATVQITVTREQEDLIRDNMALVGHMVREMLFKVPPHVHRDDLASAGYAALVTAAQSFDAERGIPFGRFAAVRVRGALLDELRSMDWASRSVRARARRADVAREELTRQLGRTPTAEELAELLGVAVGELSSVDDDVQRAAVLSLQGFATGTAEDLVTETAMNPEELLLHRERLGYLHDAVTVLPERLRYVVEASFLQERPLSEVAAELGVTESRVSQLRTEALALLRDGLTTHMEQKRVPDAKDGCVARRRAAYAAQIAARSTMTTRLGATDAQGLRLSDMPAAA, encoded by the coding sequence ATGACCGCGACCGTTCAGATAACTGTCACCCGTGAACAGGAAGACCTGATCCGGGACAACATGGCACTGGTCGGCCACATGGTTCGCGAGATGCTCTTCAAGGTGCCGCCGCACGTGCACCGTGACGACCTCGCCTCGGCCGGGTACGCCGCGCTGGTCACCGCCGCGCAGTCGTTCGACGCCGAGCGCGGCATCCCGTTCGGCCGGTTCGCGGCGGTCCGCGTCCGCGGCGCCCTGCTCGACGAGCTGCGCAGCATGGACTGGGCGAGCCGCTCGGTGCGGGCCCGGGCCCGCCGCGCCGACGTGGCCCGCGAGGAGCTGACCCGCCAGCTCGGCCGCACCCCGACCGCCGAGGAGCTGGCCGAACTGCTCGGCGTCGCGGTGGGCGAGCTGAGCAGCGTCGACGACGACGTGCAGCGCGCCGCCGTGCTGTCGTTGCAGGGTTTCGCCACCGGCACCGCCGAGGACCTCGTCACCGAGACCGCGATGAACCCGGAGGAGCTGCTGCTGCACCGTGAGCGCCTCGGTTACCTGCACGACGCGGTCACGGTGCTGCCGGAGCGTCTGCGGTACGTGGTGGAGGCGTCCTTCCTGCAGGAGCGCCCCCTGTCGGAGGTGGCCGCCGAACTGGGCGTGACCGAGTCCCGGGTGTCCCAGCTGCGCACCGAAGCGCTCGCCCTGCTGCGCGACGGCCTCACCACGCACATGGAGCAGAAACGCGTCCCGGACGCCAAGGACGGCTGCGTGGCCCGCCGCCGCGCCGCCTACGCCGCGCAGATCGCCGCCCGCAGCACGATGACGACGCGCCTCGGCGCGACCGACGCCCAGGGCCTGCGTCTCTCCGACATGCCCGCCGCCGCCTGA
- a CDS encoding SGNH/GDSL hydrolase family protein, which yields MLRSLLPALALAAGVLSGTPAMASGDAPMRIMPLGDSITAGVGVPGKDGYRLALQRALERAGERVDYVGSQKGGTDGDIDHEGHGGWTIDQLAEQTTGWVTTYRPDVVLLHAGTNNITLGEEPSAVAGKLSALIDQVRAAAPAARVYVATIVGTTVASEVAANRAYNALIPGVVAGKGALVRLVDQSAVDGLSIYDRHHPNAYGYARMAYAWYEGLRATIGPAWRIAADPDDTAFAYLCHYYTVRDCRWWQRRPVTTTVDGATVTRVQWQTRRYVPKIVEETVPGHYETVTKRVWVKGHHETRTVKKGTSKVWVKGRYVDRLVRTWVPATTVSTTRPVPTWVSS from the coding sequence ATGCTGCGTAGTCTGCTTCCCGCTCTGGCGCTGGCCGCCGGGGTGCTGTCCGGCACACCGGCGATGGCGTCCGGCGACGCGCCGATGCGGATCATGCCGCTCGGCGACTCGATCACCGCGGGCGTCGGCGTGCCCGGCAAGGACGGGTACCGGCTCGCGCTGCAGCGCGCCCTGGAACGCGCCGGCGAGCGGGTCGACTACGTCGGCTCCCAGAAGGGCGGCACCGACGGCGACATCGACCACGAGGGCCACGGCGGCTGGACCATCGACCAGCTGGCCGAGCAGACCACGGGCTGGGTCACCACGTACCGGCCGGACGTGGTTCTGCTGCACGCCGGCACCAACAACATCACCCTCGGCGAGGAGCCGAGCGCGGTCGCGGGCAAGCTGTCCGCGCTGATCGACCAGGTCCGCGCCGCCGCGCCGGCGGCCCGGGTCTACGTCGCCACGATCGTCGGCACCACGGTGGCGTCGGAGGTGGCGGCGAACCGGGCGTACAACGCGCTGATCCCCGGTGTCGTGGCGGGCAAGGGCGCGCTGGTGCGGCTCGTCGACCAGTCCGCGGTCGACGGCCTGTCCATCTACGACCGGCATCACCCCAACGCCTACGGGTACGCCCGGATGGCGTACGCCTGGTACGAGGGCCTGCGCGCCACGATCGGACCGGCCTGGCGGATCGCCGCCGACCCCGACGACACCGCGTTCGCGTACCTCTGCCACTACTACACGGTGCGCGACTGCCGCTGGTGGCAGCGCCGGCCGGTCACCACGACCGTCGACGGCGCCACCGTGACCCGCGTGCAGTGGCAGACCCGGCGCTACGTCCCGAAGATCGTGGAGGAGACCGTCCCGGGCCACTACGAGACCGTGACGAAACGGGTCTGGGTGAAGGGCCACCACGAGACCCGCACCGTGAAGAAGGGCACCAGCAAGGTCTGGGTCAAGGGCCGGTACGTGGACCGGTTGGTCCGCACCTGGGTGCCGGCCACCACCGTGAGCACCACCCGCCCGGTGCCGACCTGGGTGAGCAGCTGA
- a CDS encoding ABC transporter permease yields MTVLDRTLPRFGGFSLGMIGLELRRMLRNKRTIIFTLVMPAAFFLLFGSSAEYRTERVGDGNVTGYVLVSMAVYGAMLATTSGGAMVSIERAAGWSRQLRLTPLKPLAYVAVKLLLAMIIGAVSVAVAFAVGAVGGAELPLRAWIGCGLLAWLCSLVFAAFGLFMGYLLPSENVMQILGPALAVLSFAGGLFVPVDQLGSTFATIATFTPVYGVGEIARYPLVQDGDLWVAALNVIVWTALFSAGAMWRFRRDTARV; encoded by the coding sequence ATGACTGTTCTGGACCGGACCCTGCCCCGCTTCGGCGGCTTCAGCCTCGGCATGATCGGGCTCGAGCTGCGCCGGATGCTCCGCAACAAACGCACGATCATCTTCACGCTGGTGATGCCGGCCGCGTTCTTCCTGCTCTTCGGCAGCAGCGCCGAATACAGGACCGAGCGGGTCGGCGACGGCAACGTCACCGGGTACGTCCTGGTCAGCATGGCGGTCTACGGCGCGATGCTGGCCACCACGTCCGGCGGCGCCATGGTCTCGATCGAACGCGCCGCCGGATGGAGCCGGCAGCTACGGCTCACCCCGCTCAAACCGCTGGCCTACGTCGCCGTGAAACTCCTCCTCGCGATGATCATCGGGGCGGTGTCGGTGGCCGTCGCGTTCGCCGTCGGCGCGGTCGGCGGCGCCGAGCTGCCGCTGCGGGCCTGGATCGGCTGCGGCCTGCTGGCCTGGCTGTGCTCGCTGGTCTTCGCCGCGTTCGGCCTGTTCATGGGATACCTGCTGCCCAGCGAGAACGTCATGCAGATCCTCGGTCCGGCCCTCGCGGTGCTGTCCTTCGCCGGCGGGCTTTTCGTCCCGGTCGACCAGCTAGGCTCCACGTTCGCGACGATCGCCACATTCACCCCGGTGTACGGCGTCGGCGAGATCGCCCGCTACCCCCTGGTCCAGGACGGTGACCTGTGGGTCGCGGCCCTCAACGTGATCGTCTGGACCGCGCTCTTCTCGGCCGGCGCGATGTGGCGGTTCCGCCGCGACACCGCCCGCGTCTGA
- a CDS encoding DUF6204 family protein: MTDKRSIRVTVRGSFDNLTADQKAELLAAGPDHADILAVQYTEQGHLTYDLAARPFFTFRFGAQVTDEKDIPKVTAQAEAKAAAWMTERGYGFKRITSQTVDMSEVPLGPRGRRQQ, translated from the coding sequence GTGACCGATAAGCGCTCCATCCGCGTCACCGTGCGCGGATCCTTCGACAACCTCACCGCCGATCAGAAAGCCGAGCTGCTCGCGGCCGGCCCGGACCACGCCGACATCCTCGCCGTGCAGTACACCGAACAGGGCCATCTCACCTACGACCTCGCGGCCCGGCCGTTCTTCACGTTCCGGTTCGGCGCGCAGGTCACGGACGAGAAGGACATCCCGAAGGTGACGGCGCAGGCGGAGGCGAAGGCGGCGGCCTGGATGACCGAGCGGGGCTACGGCTTCAAGCGGATCACCTCGCAGACGGTCGACATGTCCGAAGTGCCGCTCGGCCCCCGCGGTCGCCGTCAACAGTAG
- a CDS encoding sensor histidine kinase, giving the protein MVDERPAPKYGWVFAAVWLFYLGENLTALLRADPGWQRSVGLAALAGFAVVYVLVLAQVRHFRGLTAGAVTATSREQLIIGTALVLMTGLGALQVPGAGPHALTCLVYVAATAMMGLPRRQGITVAVTLVILAEVLLRTMPGWKTAGHGYSLAIVLAAVATGGIRLALDRQRRLREAQHEIAELAVADERARIAADLHDILGHSLTVVTLKAELAQRLLDVDLDRARTELRDLESLARDALADVRATALGMRGISLPGEIAAARQALAAANVEADLPGAADDVPTRNRELFAWTIREAVTNIVRHSAARHAAVRLSPGQVEIVDDGTGVTGPDRGGQGLAGLRRRAGEAGARLTAGNRDDEPGFRVLMEVPE; this is encoded by the coding sequence ATGGTCGACGAACGCCCCGCCCCGAAATACGGCTGGGTGTTCGCCGCCGTCTGGCTGTTCTACCTCGGCGAGAACCTCACCGCCCTGCTGAGGGCCGACCCCGGCTGGCAGCGCAGTGTCGGGCTGGCCGCGCTGGCCGGCTTCGCCGTGGTCTACGTGCTGGTCCTGGCCCAGGTCCGGCACTTCCGGGGCCTGACCGCCGGCGCGGTCACCGCCACCAGCCGGGAGCAGCTGATCATCGGGACAGCGCTGGTGCTGATGACCGGGCTCGGCGCGCTGCAGGTCCCCGGCGCCGGCCCGCACGCGCTGACCTGCCTGGTCTACGTCGCCGCCACCGCGATGATGGGCCTGCCGCGCCGGCAGGGCATCACCGTCGCGGTCACCCTGGTGATTCTCGCCGAGGTGCTGCTGCGGACCATGCCGGGCTGGAAGACCGCCGGGCACGGCTACAGCCTGGCGATCGTCCTCGCGGCCGTCGCGACCGGCGGCATCCGGCTGGCCCTGGACCGCCAGCGGCGGCTGCGCGAGGCCCAGCACGAGATCGCCGAGCTCGCGGTCGCCGACGAGCGGGCCCGGATCGCCGCCGACCTGCACGACATCCTCGGGCACTCGCTGACCGTGGTCACCCTGAAGGCCGAGCTGGCGCAGCGGCTGCTCGACGTCGACCTGGACCGGGCCCGCACCGAGCTGCGCGACCTGGAGTCCCTGGCCCGCGACGCGCTCGCCGACGTGCGGGCCACCGCCCTGGGCATGCGCGGCATCTCGCTGCCCGGCGAGATCGCCGCCGCCCGGCAGGCCCTGGCGGCGGCGAACGTCGAAGCCGACCTGCCGGGCGCCGCCGACGACGTGCCGACCCGCAACCGGGAGCTGTTCGCCTGGACCATCCGGGAGGCGGTGACGAACATCGTGCGGCACAGCGCCGCCCGGCACGCCGCCGTGCGGCTGTCGCCGGGACAGGTCGAGATCGTCGACGACGGGACCGGCGTGACCGGCCCGGACCGCGGCGGGCAGGGCCTGGCCGGGCTGCGCCGGCGGGCCGGCGAGGCGGGCGCACGGCTGACCGCCGGCAACCGCGACGACGAACCCGGGTTCCGGGTGCTGATGGAGGTGCCCGAATGA
- a CDS encoding response regulator transcription factor encodes MIRLLLADDQALVRGAMAALLDLEPDLTVVAEVGRGDEVAAAAADHRADVALLDVQMPGLDGISAARVLHERVPSCRVLMVTTFGRAGYLKQAMAAGADGFIVKDTPARQLADAVRRVHQGLRVVDPALAAQSLAHGDSPLTERESDVLRAARDGGTVADIARELRLSEGTVRNHLSSAIGKTGARTRAEAVRLAVEVGWLIP; translated from the coding sequence ATGATCCGACTGCTGCTCGCCGACGACCAGGCCCTGGTCCGTGGCGCGATGGCCGCGCTGCTCGACCTGGAACCCGACCTGACCGTGGTCGCCGAGGTGGGCCGGGGCGACGAGGTGGCCGCCGCAGCCGCCGACCATCGGGCCGACGTGGCGCTGCTCGACGTGCAGATGCCCGGCCTCGACGGGATCAGCGCCGCCCGGGTCCTGCACGAGCGGGTGCCGTCCTGCCGGGTGCTGATGGTGACCACGTTCGGCCGGGCCGGCTACCTCAAACAGGCGATGGCCGCGGGTGCCGACGGGTTCATCGTCAAGGACACTCCGGCCCGGCAGCTGGCCGACGCGGTGCGCCGGGTGCACCAGGGGTTGCGGGTCGTCGATCCGGCACTGGCGGCGCAGTCCCTGGCCCACGGCGACTCCCCGCTGACCGAACGCGAGAGCGACGTCCTGCGGGCCGCTCGCGACGGCGGAACGGTCGCTGACATCGCCCGTGAGCTGCGGCTTTCCGAGGGTACGGTGCGTAACCACCTCTCCAGCGCGATCGGCAAGACCGGTGCCCGGACCCGGGCCGAGGCGGTGCGTCTCGCCGTCGAAGTGGGGTGGCTGATTCCGTAA
- a CDS encoding ABC transporter ATP-binding protein — MKAVELEGVVKRFGTVTAVAGLDLRIRPGEVVALLGPNGAGKTTTIDMLLGLTRPDAGTVRVYGHAPQDAVALGLISAVMQTGGLLKDYTVGETVRLTAVLFGKPRAAVDKVLERAGISDIADRLVGKCSGGQQQRLRFAMALLPDPELLILDEPTTGMDVGGRHDFWTAIRQDASGGRTVVFATHYLEEADAYADRVVFVRRGRIVADGTASEVKALASGRTVRATLPGASTGDLTAIPGVESAEVRGDSVYLHGRDTDTIARHLLTATPARDLEITSRNLEEAFLTLTADAS; from the coding sequence ATGAAAGCCGTGGAACTGGAAGGCGTGGTCAAACGGTTCGGGACGGTCACCGCGGTGGCCGGGCTCGACCTGCGGATCCGCCCGGGCGAAGTGGTCGCCCTCCTCGGGCCGAACGGCGCCGGCAAGACCACCACCATCGACATGCTGCTCGGCCTCACCCGGCCCGACGCGGGGACGGTCCGGGTGTACGGCCACGCGCCGCAGGACGCCGTGGCGCTCGGCCTGATCTCGGCCGTGATGCAGACCGGCGGGCTGCTCAAGGACTACACGGTCGGCGAGACCGTGCGCCTGACCGCCGTGCTGTTCGGCAAACCCCGCGCCGCCGTCGACAAGGTTCTGGAACGCGCCGGGATCAGCGACATCGCGGACCGGCTGGTCGGCAAGTGCTCGGGCGGCCAGCAGCAGCGGCTGCGGTTCGCCATGGCGCTGCTGCCCGACCCCGAACTGCTGATCCTCGACGAGCCGACGACCGGCATGGACGTCGGCGGCCGGCACGACTTCTGGACCGCGATCCGCCAGGACGCCTCCGGTGGCCGCACGGTCGTGTTCGCCACCCACTATCTGGAGGAGGCCGACGCGTACGCGGACCGGGTGGTCTTCGTGCGCCGCGGCCGGATCGTCGCCGACGGCACCGCGTCGGAGGTGAAGGCACTGGCGTCCGGGCGGACGGTCCGCGCGACGCTGCCCGGCGCCTCCACCGGCGACCTGACCGCGATTCCCGGCGTGGAGTCCGCCGAGGTCCGCGGTGACTCCGTCTACCTGCACGGGCGCGACACCGACACGATCGCCCGGCACCTGCTCACCGCGACGCCCGCCCGCGACCTGGAGATCACCTCCCGGAACCTGGAAGAGGCGTTCCTGACCCTCACGGCGGATGCGTCATGA
- a CDS encoding 2'-5' RNA ligase family protein — protein MEPTQSALIVSVPEAEPAVAGLRDRLDSFAAQGVPAHVTVLSPFLPPAQLTPQVLAAVQLVAAGVPGFFVSFDRVAWFGDRVLWLAPDPAEPFRELTNRIAARFPAAQPYGEQFAEVVPHLTIGHGRPVAALRAAAAEVEPLLPIRARVTALRLLAGAPEAGEPWHTLADFPLG, from the coding sequence GTGGAACCGACGCAGAGCGCTCTGATCGTGTCCGTCCCGGAGGCCGAGCCCGCGGTGGCCGGGCTGCGGGACCGGCTCGACAGTTTCGCCGCCCAGGGCGTCCCCGCGCACGTCACGGTGCTCTCCCCGTTCCTGCCGCCGGCGCAGCTCACCCCGCAGGTGCTGGCCGCGGTGCAGCTGGTCGCCGCCGGGGTGCCGGGTTTCTTCGTCAGCTTCGACCGGGTGGCCTGGTTCGGCGACCGGGTGCTGTGGCTGGCACCGGACCCGGCCGAGCCGTTCCGGGAGCTGACCAACCGGATCGCCGCCCGGTTCCCGGCGGCGCAGCCCTACGGCGAACAGTTCGCCGAAGTCGTCCCGCATCTGACGATCGGGCACGGCCGGCCGGTCGCCGCGCTGCGGGCGGCCGCCGCCGAGGTCGAGCCGCTGCTGCCGATCCGGGCCCGGGTCACCGCGCTGCGGCTGCTGGCCGGCGCCCCGGAGGCCGGCGAGCCGTGGCACACGCTCGCCGACTTCCCCCTCGGCTGA
- a CDS encoding sugar nucleotide-binding protein encodes MRILITGGTGSLGRRVVARAAAAGAEPVGTYLSAPPSAIGPATASVRLDVRDQADVRRVLREVRPDAVVHAAAGRDRNDWPANADGAANVAVAAADCGVRLVHVSSDAIFSGRAVHYAEDAVPDPVYAYGAAKAAAETAVRAAVPSAAVVRTSLILGDGNGYHEKLTHDLVAGRVTGALFTDEIRTPVHVDDLADALLELAAGDYAGVLNVAGADPVSRYELGVLVARRDGLDVSRIPATTTAEMGLQRPADVRLVIDRAAEVLKIRLRGAHEFVDTGARDR; translated from the coding sequence ATGCGCATTCTGATCACCGGGGGAACCGGGTCGCTCGGCCGTCGCGTGGTGGCCCGCGCGGCGGCCGCCGGCGCCGAGCCGGTCGGCACCTATCTGTCCGCGCCGCCTTCGGCGATCGGGCCGGCGACCGCGTCGGTGCGGCTCGACGTGCGCGACCAGGCCGACGTGCGGCGAGTGCTGCGCGAGGTCCGTCCGGACGCGGTGGTGCACGCGGCCGCCGGCCGCGATCGCAACGATTGGCCGGCCAACGCGGACGGTGCGGCCAACGTCGCGGTCGCGGCCGCCGATTGCGGGGTACGCCTGGTGCACGTCTCCAGCGACGCGATCTTCTCCGGCCGGGCGGTGCACTACGCCGAGGACGCCGTGCCCGATCCGGTCTACGCCTACGGGGCGGCGAAGGCCGCGGCCGAGACGGCGGTCCGGGCGGCCGTCCCGTCGGCGGCGGTGGTGCGCACCTCGCTGATCCTCGGTGACGGCAACGGCTATCACGAGAAGCTCACTCACGACCTGGTCGCCGGCCGGGTCACCGGCGCCCTGTTCACCGACGAGATCCGCACGCCGGTGCACGTCGACGACCTGGCCGACGCGCTGCTGGAGCTGGCCGCCGGCGACTACGCGGGCGTGCTGAACGTGGCCGGCGCCGACCCGGTCAGCCGGTACGAGCTGGGCGTCCTGGTCGCCCGCCGTGACGGCCTGGACGTCTCCCGGATCCCGGCCACCACCACCGCCGAGATGGGTCTGCAGCGGCCTGCCGACGTGCGGCTGGTGATCGACCGGGCGGCCGAGGTGCTGAAAATTCGGCTGCGCGGGGCGCACGAGTTTGTCGATACTGGCGCGCGTGACCGATAA
- a CDS encoding Clp protease N-terminal domain-containing protein, with protein sequence MTSPVRLDDLIQAINKTSPDSPIDRLSDAVLVADHLGELADHLIGHFVDQARRSGASWTEIGAGLGVSKQAAQKRFVGKLDPSQGFHRYSDAARSAVVGSMSQAKALGHPEIAPGHLMLALLDVPDGLAARALTAQGLDRDAVRSGATASLPAPAGDVPALIPFDAHAKKALELSFREALRLEHDLVGTGHMLLALLEEEEPEGGVLGRLGIHKAAVERTVLAGPQESGSAQQPG encoded by the coding sequence ATGACCTCACCCGTACGCCTCGACGATCTGATCCAGGCCATCAACAAGACCAGCCCCGACTCGCCGATCGACCGGCTCAGCGACGCCGTGCTGGTCGCCGACCACCTCGGCGAGCTCGCCGACCACCTGATCGGCCACTTCGTCGACCAGGCCCGCCGCTCCGGCGCCTCCTGGACCGAGATCGGCGCCGGCCTCGGCGTCTCCAAGCAGGCCGCGCAGAAACGCTTCGTCGGCAAACTCGACCCGTCGCAGGGCTTCCACCGCTACTCCGACGCCGCCCGCTCCGCCGTCGTCGGCTCGATGAGCCAGGCCAAGGCCCTCGGCCACCCCGAGATCGCCCCCGGCCACCTGATGCTCGCGCTGCTGGACGTACCGGACGGCCTGGCCGCCCGGGCGCTCACCGCCCAGGGCCTCGACCGCGACGCCGTGCGCTCCGGCGCCACCGCGTCGCTGCCCGCGCCGGCCGGCGACGTCCCGGCGCTGATCCCGTTCGACGCGCACGCCAAGAAGGCCCTGGAGCTGAGTTTCCGCGAGGCCCTGCGGCTGGAGCACGACCTCGTCGGCACCGGGCACATGCTGCTGGCGCTGCTGGAGGAGGAGGAACCCGAGGGCGGTGTCCTCGGCCGGCTCGGCATCCACAAAGCCGCCGTCGAGCGGACCGTGCTGGCCGGTCCGCAGGAGTCCGGGTCGGCGCAGCAGCCCGGATAG
- a CDS encoding GntR family transcriptional regulator, producing MFDDHSPIYRQIAEQIKADVLRGVLSAEEQVMSTNQYATHYRINPATAAKAFQQLVDEGVIYKRRGVGMFVSAEAPQRLRDEKRERFFTDVLDPMVAQARTLGIPAADIVTRIQHLMDQGDAR from the coding sequence GTGTTCGACGACCACAGCCCGATCTACCGGCAGATTGCCGAGCAGATCAAGGCGGACGTGCTCCGGGGTGTGCTCAGCGCCGAGGAGCAGGTGATGTCCACGAATCAGTACGCGACGCACTACCGGATCAACCCGGCCACCGCGGCCAAGGCGTTTCAGCAGCTCGTCGACGAGGGCGTGATCTACAAGCGGCGCGGCGTCGGGATGTTCGTCAGCGCCGAGGCGCCGCAGCGGCTGCGCGACGAGAAACGCGAGCGGTTCTTCACCGACGTGCTCGACCCGATGGTGGCGCAGGCCCGCACGCTGGGCATCCCGGCCGCCGACATCGTGACCCGCATTCAGCATCTGATGGACCAGGGGGACGCCCGATGA
- a CDS encoding ATP-binding cassette domain-containing protein, whose translation MTLSIQTTGLRVRYGDTDALHGLDLDLPGGKIYGLLGRNGAGKSTLLGALAGFRKPAAGTVLIGGRPVFENPAVTSQICLIREDGSVGDPTDQLGDILDMARILRPTWDTAYANDLMDRFALPRKQTLNALSRGQRSAFGVVVGLASRAPLTMFDEAHLGMDAPTRQMFLDELLRDYLARPRTFVVSTHLIEEQSPLFEDVLVIADGRLLVHEELDELRTRGVSVTGPAELVEEFVAGLTVLGRQRLGPTLQAMVYGVLDDDHRRRAKAHGLELGPVGVQDLFIHLTGGEK comes from the coding sequence ATGACGCTCTCGATCCAGACCACCGGCCTGCGGGTGCGCTACGGCGACACCGACGCCCTGCACGGCCTCGACCTCGACCTGCCCGGCGGCAAGATCTACGGCCTGCTCGGGCGCAACGGCGCCGGCAAGAGCACGCTGCTCGGCGCCCTCGCCGGATTCCGCAAGCCGGCGGCCGGCACGGTGCTCATCGGCGGCCGGCCGGTCTTCGAGAACCCGGCGGTGACCTCGCAGATCTGCCTGATCCGCGAGGACGGCAGCGTCGGCGACCCGACCGACCAGCTCGGTGACATCCTCGACATGGCCCGGATCCTGCGGCCCACGTGGGACACCGCGTACGCGAACGATCTCATGGACCGGTTCGCGCTGCCCCGCAAGCAGACGCTCAACGCGCTGTCGCGGGGGCAGCGCTCGGCGTTCGGCGTGGTCGTCGGCCTGGCCTCGCGGGCGCCGCTGACCATGTTCGACGAGGCGCACCTGGGCATGGACGCGCCGACCCGGCAGATGTTCCTCGACGAGCTGCTGCGCGACTACCTGGCGCGGCCGCGCACCTTCGTCGTCTCCACCCACCTGATCGAGGAGCAGAGCCCGCTGTTCGAGGACGTCCTGGTCATCGCGGACGGCCGGCTGCTCGTGCACGAGGAGCTCGACGAGTTGCGCACCCGGGGGGTCTCGGTCACCGGCCCGGCCGAGCTGGTCGAGGAGTTCGTCGCCGGGCTGACCGTGCTGGGGCGCCAGCGCCTCGGCCCGACCCTGCAGGCGATGGTCTACGGGGTGCTCGACGACGACCACCGGCGCCGGGCCAAGGCGCACGGCCTGGAGCTGGGCCCGGTGGGCGTGCAGGACCTGTTCATCCACTTGACCGGGGGAGAGAAATGA